In the Ilumatobacteraceae bacterium genome, one interval contains:
- a CDS encoding multidrug effflux MFS transporter → MTGVETHRRTAGRASLVPGSRGFIIVLAACMAITALAIDAALPAFPEIRTSFDLAPGATSVTGIITFFFIGSSLGLLPAGILADRFGRKPVMWGGLALYVIGAVMSIFAPTLWMMFVARFIWGLGSAGPRVAAMAMVRDAYEGEQMAKQMSLIMAVFILVPALAPSLATVVLLVGPWQAIFWMCAGVALLVGSSVTLLPETLAVESRRALHGRDIGNGLRAIVTTPGTLGYLVALTAMTGVFLSYLASSEIILDQVFGLEEWFPVFFGVIAVAMGSAMYANGRFVERLGLQRIIRLSFIANLASGGCLLAVAIVTSGRPPFLLFAVLLGIVLFFQQMLIPNLNAAAMSPLGHVAGSAAAMLGMIPGVLGAVIGGLIDRQFDGTVRPIAFGFVISSAVAVGGWRWAARSEAAPPVVPGQVG, encoded by the coding sequence GTGACCGGCGTCGAGACCCACCGTCGAACGGCCGGTCGGGCGAGTCTGGTGCCGGGTTCGCGCGGGTTCATCATCGTGCTCGCCGCGTGCATGGCCATCACCGCACTCGCGATCGACGCCGCGCTCCCGGCGTTCCCCGAGATCCGCACGTCGTTCGATCTGGCCCCCGGCGCCACGTCGGTCACGGGCATCATCACGTTCTTCTTCATCGGGTCGTCGCTCGGTCTGCTCCCGGCCGGGATCCTCGCCGATCGCTTCGGACGCAAGCCGGTGATGTGGGGTGGGCTGGCGCTGTACGTCATCGGTGCGGTGATGTCGATCTTCGCACCGACCCTGTGGATGATGTTCGTCGCCCGGTTCATCTGGGGTCTCGGTTCGGCAGGACCTCGCGTCGCTGCGATGGCGATGGTGCGCGACGCCTACGAGGGCGAGCAGATGGCCAAGCAGATGTCGCTGATCATGGCGGTGTTCATCCTGGTGCCGGCACTCGCTCCGTCGCTCGCCACCGTCGTGCTGCTCGTCGGCCCGTGGCAGGCGATCTTCTGGATGTGCGCGGGCGTGGCCCTGCTCGTCGGTTCCTCCGTGACGCTGTTGCCCGAGACCTTGGCCGTCGAGTCGCGACGGGCGCTCCACGGTCGCGACATCGGCAACGGTCTGCGGGCGATCGTCACGACACCCGGCACGCTCGGTTACCTGGTGGCGCTCACGGCGATGACCGGGGTGTTCCTGTCGTACCTCGCCAGCTCGGAGATCATCCTCGACCAGGTGTTCGGCCTCGAGGAGTGGTTCCCGGTGTTCTTCGGTGTGATCGCCGTCGCGATGGGCTCGGCGATGTACGCCAACGGCCGCTTCGTCGAGCGGCTCGGTCTCCAGCGCATCATCCGGCTGTCGTTCATCGCCAACCTGGCCTCGGGTGGCTGCCTGCTGGCGGTCGCGATCGTGACGTCGGGACGACCGCCGTTCTTGCTGTTCGCGGTGCTCCTCGGCATCGTGCTGTTCTTCCAGCAGATGTTGATCCCGAACCTCAACGCTGCCGCGATGAGCCCGCTCGGCCACGTCGCCGGCTCGGCCGCCGCGATGCTCGGCATGATCCCGGGCGTGCTCGGCGCCGTGATCGGTGGGTTGATCGATCGACAGTTCGACGGCACCGTCCGACCGATCGCGTTCGGGTTCGTGATCTCGTCGGCTGTTGCGGTGGGCGGCTGGCGATGGGCGGCCCGATCCGAAGCGGCGCCACCGGTCGTGCCGGGTCAGGTCGGCTGA
- a CDS encoding DUF2277 domain-containing protein has translation MCRNITTLRGLEPSATPDEIEAAARQYVRKVSGVQKTSDSTAEAFERAVEIVTAATEELLTLLPPRKVPPKSEPPLRRIARARAVT, from the coding sequence ATGTGCCGGAACATCACCACCCTGCGTGGACTCGAACCCTCCGCGACGCCCGACGAGATCGAGGCGGCGGCGCGCCAATACGTCCGCAAGGTGAGCGGCGTCCAGAAGACCTCGGACTCGACAGCGGAGGCATTCGAGCGCGCGGTCGAGATCGTGACCGCGGCCACCGAGGAGCTGCTGACCTTGCTCCCTCCCCGCAAGGTGCCGCCGAAGTCCGAACCGCCATTGCGCAGGATCGCGCGAGCCAGGGCCGTCACGTAG
- the betA gene encoding choline dehydrogenase: MAATAEYDFIIVGGGSAGCALANRLSADPEHRVLVLEAGRTDWKWDVFIHMPAALAYPIGSRFYDWKYESEPEPFMGGRRVYHARGKVLGGSSSINGMIFQRGNPMDYEKWAQRPGMADWDYAHCLPYFKRMETCLAGADDWRGGDGPLELERGPATNPLFQAWLDAGEQAGFRRTDDVNGFRQEGFAPFDKNVRRGRRLSAARAYLHPVLDRPNLTVITRAQANRVVFEGKRAVGVEYRRNLRTHTVRGAEIISCGGAFNSPQLLQLSGIGDRSHLESLGIDVVHDLPGVGENMQDHLEVYIQYACKQPVSMQKHLAKWRMPWIGLQWLFRRGPAATNHFEAGAFVKSNPDEPYPNLMFHFLPIAIRYDGSAPSGPMTTGDGYQVHVGPMFSDSTGTVKICSTDPRQHPAVQFNYLSTERDRREWIEAVRTARRILNQPAFEPYNAGEISPGADVETDQEIMDWVARDSETALHPSCTCAMGTDEMSVVDPATMRVHGVEGLRVVDASVLPIVTNGNIYAPTMMVAERAADLILGNGVLPPDHADVWVAQDTP; the protein is encoded by the coding sequence GTGGCTGCAACTGCTGAGTACGACTTCATCATCGTCGGCGGCGGGTCGGCCGGCTGTGCCCTCGCGAACCGCCTGAGCGCCGATCCGGAGCACCGTGTCCTCGTGCTCGAAGCCGGCCGGACCGACTGGAAATGGGACGTCTTCATCCACATGCCGGCCGCGCTGGCGTATCCGATCGGGAGTCGCTTCTACGACTGGAAGTACGAGAGTGAGCCAGAGCCGTTCATGGGCGGCCGACGTGTGTACCACGCCCGCGGCAAGGTCCTCGGCGGGTCGAGTTCGATCAACGGCATGATCTTCCAGCGCGGCAACCCGATGGACTACGAGAAGTGGGCGCAGCGTCCGGGTATGGCCGACTGGGACTACGCACACTGCCTGCCGTACTTCAAGCGGATGGAGACCTGCCTCGCCGGTGCCGACGACTGGCGCGGCGGCGACGGCCCGCTCGAACTCGAACGCGGCCCGGCGACCAACCCGCTGTTCCAAGCCTGGCTCGACGCCGGCGAGCAGGCCGGGTTCCGTCGCACCGACGACGTCAACGGGTTCCGTCAGGAGGGGTTCGCCCCGTTCGACAAGAACGTCCGGCGCGGTCGCCGGCTCAGCGCCGCCCGGGCCTACCTGCACCCGGTGCTCGACCGGCCGAACCTGACCGTGATCACCCGCGCCCAGGCGAACCGGGTCGTCTTCGAGGGCAAGCGGGCCGTCGGTGTGGAGTACCGACGCAACCTCCGCACCCACACGGTGCGGGGGGCCGAGATCATCTCGTGCGGCGGCGCGTTCAACTCGCCGCAGCTGCTCCAACTCTCGGGCATCGGCGACCGCTCCCATCTCGAATCGCTCGGCATCGACGTCGTGCACGACCTGCCCGGCGTCGGCGAGAACATGCAGGATCATCTCGAGGTCTACATCCAGTACGCGTGCAAGCAACCGGTGTCGATGCAGAAGCATCTCGCCAAGTGGCGGATGCCGTGGATCGGGTTGCAGTGGCTGTTCCGGCGAGGCCCGGCGGCGACCAACCACTTCGAGGCGGGAGCGTTCGTGAAGAGCAATCCCGACGAGCCGTACCCGAACCTGATGTTCCACTTCCTGCCGATCGCTATCCGCTACGACGGATCGGCGCCGAGCGGGCCGATGACGACCGGCGACGGCTACCAGGTCCACGTCGGTCCGATGTTCAGCGACTCGACCGGCACGGTGAAGATCTGCTCGACCGACCCGCGGCAGCACCCGGCGGTGCAGTTCAACTACCTGTCGACCGAGCGTGATCGCCGCGAGTGGATCGAAGCGGTGCGGACGGCCCGTCGGATCCTGAACCAACCGGCGTTCGAGCCGTACAACGCCGGCGAGATCTCACCGGGTGCCGACGTCGAGACCGACCAGGAGATCATGGACTGGGTCGCCCGCGACAGCGAGACCGCGCTCCACCCGTCGTGCACGTGCGCGATGGGTACCGACGAGATGTCGGTCGTCGACCCGGCGACGATGCGGGTGCACGGCGTCGAGGGTCTCCGGGTCGTCGACGCCTCGGTGCTTCCCATCGTGACCAACGGCAACATCTACGCGCCCACGATGATGGTGGCCGAACGGGCCGCCGACCTGATCCTCGGCAACGGCGTGCTGCCACCCGACCACGCCGACGTCTGGGTCGCTCAGGACACCCCGTGA
- the betC gene encoding choline-sulfatase, with product MSEQPNILFVMADQLSALFLRCYGGATAITPNIDRLAESGVVFDTAYSNSPLCAPARFSMMSGQLNSKIGAYDNASEFPASIPTFAHYLRAAGYQTCLSGKMHFVGPDQLHGFEERLTTDIYPADFGWTPNWGDPDGRFDWWFHNLDSVTSAGVADVSNQLDYDDEVGFRAVRKLRDLARTTDKRPWHLTVSFTHPHDPYVARREFWDLYDGVDIPLPATSSMAEADVDPHSARLRKVIAADVTEVADEQIRAARRAYFANISYVDRWIGELLTTLARHDMRDDTIVVFTADHGDMLGERGLWYKMNFFEHSARVPLVISAPKRLAPARVSTPATLLDIAPTLMDLAGIAAAPQFDGASLVPFVSNPEPGRTVVGEYLGEGAVAPIFMVRRDRWKFVWSEADPPQLYDVDADPAELTNLAPVGEHADTVATFTAEVFERWDPERIDGEVRANQRARADVDRALRQGRYQAWDFQPTTDAAEQYMRNHLDLNDVESGRRA from the coding sequence GTGAGCGAGCAGCCGAACATCCTGTTCGTGATGGCCGATCAGCTGAGCGCGCTTTTCCTGCGGTGCTACGGCGGCGCCACCGCGATCACGCCGAACATCGACCGGCTCGCCGAGTCGGGTGTGGTGTTCGACACCGCGTACAGCAACAGCCCGCTGTGTGCGCCGGCCCGGTTCTCGATGATGAGCGGGCAGTTGAACTCGAAGATCGGCGCGTACGACAACGCCTCCGAGTTCCCGGCGAGCATCCCGACCTTCGCGCACTACCTCCGAGCGGCCGGCTACCAGACCTGCCTGAGCGGCAAGATGCACTTCGTCGGGCCCGATCAGCTGCATGGCTTCGAGGAGAGGCTCACCACCGACATCTACCCGGCCGACTTCGGGTGGACGCCGAACTGGGGCGACCCCGACGGTCGGTTCGACTGGTGGTTCCACAACCTGGACAGCGTCACGAGCGCCGGTGTCGCCGACGTCTCGAACCAGCTCGACTACGACGACGAGGTGGGCTTCCGTGCGGTTCGCAAGCTGCGCGATCTCGCCCGCACGACCGATAAGCGGCCGTGGCACCTCACCGTGTCGTTCACCCATCCGCACGACCCGTACGTCGCCCGTCGGGAGTTCTGGGACCTCTACGACGGTGTCGACATCCCGCTCCCGGCCACCTCGTCGATGGCCGAGGCCGACGTCGATCCGCACAGTGCCCGGCTCCGGAAGGTGATCGCGGCCGACGTCACCGAGGTGGCCGACGAGCAGATCCGAGCCGCTCGTCGGGCGTACTTCGCGAACATCTCCTACGTCGACCGCTGGATCGGCGAGCTGCTGACGACGCTCGCGCGGCACGACATGCGCGACGACACGATCGTCGTGTTCACCGCCGATCACGGCGACATGCTCGGCGAGCGCGGCCTCTGGTACAAGATGAACTTCTTCGAGCACAGCGCACGTGTGCCCCTCGTCATCAGCGCTCCGAAGCGGTTGGCGCCTGCCCGTGTCTCGACGCCGGCAACCCTGCTCGACATCGCCCCCACGCTGATGGACCTCGCCGGCATCGCTGCAGCACCACAGTTCGACGGTGCGAGCCTCGTGCCGTTCGTGTCGAACCCCGAGCCGGGCCGCACGGTCGTGGGGGAGTACCTCGGCGAGGGCGCGGTCGCTCCGATCTTCATGGTTCGTCGCGACCGGTGGAAGTTCGTCTGGTCGGAGGCCGACCCGCCGCAGCTGTACGACGTGGATGCCGATCCGGCCGAACTGACGAACCTCGCCCCGGTCGGCGAGCACGCCGACACGGTGGCGACGTTCACCGCCGAGGTGTTCGAACGATGGGACCCGGAGCGCATCGACGGCGAGGTCCGCGCCAACCAGCGCGCCCGCGCCGACGTCGACCGGGCGCTCCGGCAGGGCCGCTACCAGGCATGGGACTTCCAACCGACCACCGACGCCGCCGAGCAGTACATGCGCAACCATCTCGACTTGAACGACGTCGAGAGTGGACGCCGAGCCTGA
- a CDS encoding anti-sigma factor produces the protein MNTDLHSLAAAYALDALDDDERAAFEAHLPSCDTCPAELADFAEVVGELADTTSVAAPAQVREQVLARIDRTEQVSTPSPSAPSAPVESAAAPIVSLTERRRRKLSVANMLTAAAAAVLLIVGAVVMSGQGGGSDYDDVASASDAIVAQLAGDRGTVDVAYSAELDRVALRGEGLDDLEPGLRYALWAIADETPIPAGLFDPDDGAIDDAVDLTDVDAQAWGITIEPETGSDVPTGEILYYAET, from the coding sequence ATGAACACCGACCTCCACTCCCTCGCCGCCGCCTATGCACTCGACGCCCTCGACGACGACGAGCGAGCAGCGTTCGAGGCACATCTCCCTTCGTGCGACACGTGTCCGGCGGAGTTGGCCGACTTCGCCGAGGTCGTGGGTGAACTGGCCGACACGACGAGCGTCGCCGCGCCGGCCCAGGTGCGTGAGCAGGTGCTCGCCCGGATCGACCGGACCGAGCAGGTCTCCACGCCGTCGCCCTCGGCACCGTCCGCTCCGGTCGAGTCCGCCGCTGCCCCGATCGTCAGCCTCACCGAACGCCGACGCCGGAAGCTGTCGGTCGCGAACATGTTGACCGCAGCCGCCGCTGCCGTGCTCCTGATCGTGGGTGCGGTCGTCATGTCGGGCCAAGGCGGGGGGAGCGACTACGACGACGTCGCATCGGCCTCTGATGCGATCGTCGCTCAGCTCGCCGGCGATCGTGGCACGGTCGACGTGGCCTACTCGGCCGAACTCGATCGGGTGGCGCTGCGTGGTGAGGGTCTCGATGACCTCGAGCCCGGCCTGCGTTACGCGCTCTGGGCGATCGCCGACGAGACGCCGATCCCGGCCGGCCTGTTCGACCCCGACGACGGAGCGATCGATGACGCCGTCGACCTCACCGACGTCGATGCGCAGGCATGGGGGATCACCATCGAGCCGGAGACGGGTTCCGACGTCCCGACCGGCGAGATCCTGTACTACGCCGAGACCTGA
- a CDS encoding (2Fe-2S)-binding protein — MIICHCERVSDRAVRNAVMAGAGSCVEVADRCGAGGRCGGCHESIQRVLDESVTPVRLAVA; from the coding sequence ATGATCATCTGTCATTGCGAACGAGTCTCCGATCGGGCGGTCCGTAACGCCGTGATGGCGGGGGCGGGCAGCTGCGTCGAGGTCGCCGACCGCTGTGGCGCCGGCGGACGATGCGGCGGCTGCCACGAATCGATCCAGCGCGTGCTCGACGAATCGGTCACCCCGGTCCGTCTGGCGGTCGCCTGA
- a CDS encoding plastocyanin/azurin family copper-binding protein: MNLRSLPVIAVALVTLGACGASSDDVTTATTASSVADAADGTAAPTGENVVTISSSRFDRLELRIAPGETVTFVNTDAFDHTVTSRDDSPVEFDSGDFGQDETFEFTFDEPGEYAYFCRIHPTMRAVVIVE; encoded by the coding sequence ATGAACCTTCGCTCCCTCCCCGTCATCGCTGTCGCACTGGTCACCCTCGGTGCCTGCGGGGCATCATCCGACGACGTCACGACGGCCACGACCGCGAGCAGCGTTGCCGATGCTGCCGACGGCACCGCTGCCCCCACCGGCGAGAACGTCGTGACGATCTCCAGCTCTCGCTTCGACCGGTTGGAGCTGCGCATCGCCCCGGGAGAGACGGTCACGTTCGTCAACACCGATGCGTTCGATCACACGGTGACGTCCCGGGACGACTCGCCCGTCGAGTTCGACTCGGGCGATTTCGGTCAGGACGAGACGTTCGAGTTCACGTTCGACGAGCCGGGTGAGTACGCCTACTTCTGCCGCATCCACCCCACGATGCGGGCGGTGGTGATCGTCGAATGA
- the sigK gene encoding ECF RNA polymerase sigma factor SigK: MTSGVPERDLARPALSAIERAASGDQAAFAEFYDEVSPVVFGTTLKVLRNQAMAEEVTQDVFLELWKQAPRYDRSKGSPKAWAATIAHRRAVDRVRSEESARARDEADANQIVAEHDVVVDEVTANFERATVVAALARLSEAQREAVSLAFYGGHTYREVAVMLDVPEGTIKTRIRDGLIRLRDLMGVTP, from the coding sequence ATGACTTCTGGTGTCCCCGAACGGGACCTGGCCCGACCCGCGCTCAGCGCGATCGAACGCGCTGCATCCGGCGACCAAGCCGCCTTCGCCGAGTTCTACGACGAGGTCTCCCCCGTCGTGTTCGGCACCACCTTGAAAGTGCTGCGCAACCAGGCGATGGCCGAAGAGGTGACCCAAGACGTGTTCCTCGAGCTGTGGAAGCAGGCGCCTCGCTACGACCGCTCGAAGGGATCGCCGAAGGCGTGGGCGGCGACGATCGCACACCGGCGGGCCGTCGATCGCGTCCGCTCCGAGGAGTCGGCGCGAGCCCGCGACGAGGCCGACGCCAACCAGATCGTGGCCGAACACGACGTCGTCGTCGACGAGGTGACCGCCAACTTCGAGCGTGCGACCGTGGTCGCCGCGCTCGCCCGCCTGTCCGAGGCACAGCGCGAGGCGGTGAGTCTCGCGTTCTACGGCGGCCACACGTACCGCGAGGTCGCCGTCATGCTGGATGTACCGGAGGGCACGATCAAGACGCGAATACGCGACGGCCTCATCCGTCTCCGAGACCTCATGGGAGTCACGCCATGA
- a CDS encoding LuxR C-terminal-related transcriptional regulator: MGWPLLSRHRELDHVCRSLVGGSALVVHGPIGVGKSTLLSEAISRLELPSRSVIWAHATDSTAAIPLSPFAGLLPATPSADPTAMLRSVLGELERRSARDGVMVAIDDAHLLDDASLNLVGLLLTQPWARVAMTVRTGDGASAGVLAITRHPRVERVELGPLDRAATAEVLRVSLGPVHADLEAELWQATQGNPLLVRELIEHPEGRFEPDSDGYWTRVGMLVPHRLTDLVRERMSRVDDGRRAALEVVAVSAPAPYAIIEAALGRDVLASLEHDGLVSVTGSGDDATVRPAHPIHGEILVAHTADRRRRDAYGRVARATAGFDHLIDRLRVAVWQLRSGTIDDPAVAIAGASIALGRHDPALAEALLEPLRTEPPSPDVAIPLGRAMALQGRPAEAEAVFAASVPSDDTVATELASARSFNLAFGLGRADLAIEHLALVAGQVADGSLRSRLDAERGVVAGLTGDFQLAIQASEAALASSAGERTRTSAYVSLTLANAMLGRCEGFDDLVAAGVESASATRDQLPFARAQMLIMQAHAMMAAGQFADAVSLVSDELDSMDADEPTRAPWLGTLAIALAQQGRIPAATEAARAAHEAALVADPFALVDQAATMERWCEAIAGRRSTPPAGGPNPDVRVAVWAGRADAWSIAAAGDLDDASERAVAAGSVAVGAQHLAWGAMALHDAVRFDRPHLVVDALEAASASSGAGFIGSLARHARALADRSAEGLASLVETFGQHRCPLLAAEVAAQLGRLLHECGEPIEAARAAAISMTWESRCDGAETPALRARPTLVGEREWQVAAEAAEGWTSREIAERQFISVRTVDNHLGSTYRKLGLDGRADLADYFATDPDDS, translated from the coding sequence ATGGGTTGGCCACTCCTGTCGCGTCACAGGGAACTCGATCACGTCTGCAGATCGCTGGTGGGCGGCTCGGCGCTCGTCGTCCACGGACCGATCGGTGTCGGCAAGTCGACGCTGCTGTCCGAGGCGATCTCCCGGCTCGAACTGCCGAGCCGATCGGTGATCTGGGCGCACGCCACGGACTCGACCGCGGCGATCCCGCTCAGCCCGTTCGCCGGCCTGCTCCCGGCGACACCGTCGGCCGACCCGACCGCGATGCTCCGGTCGGTACTGGGCGAACTCGAGCGGCGCAGCGCTCGTGACGGCGTCATGGTGGCGATCGATGACGCCCACCTGCTCGACGATGCCTCACTGAACCTGGTCGGGCTGCTCCTGACCCAGCCCTGGGCGCGGGTGGCCATGACCGTGCGCACGGGCGACGGTGCGAGTGCTGGGGTGCTGGCGATCACGCGGCACCCCCGTGTCGAACGGGTGGAGCTGGGTCCGCTCGATCGAGCGGCGACCGCCGAGGTCCTGCGCGTCTCGCTCGGACCGGTCCATGCCGACCTCGAAGCCGAGCTGTGGCAGGCCACGCAGGGGAATCCGCTGCTGGTGCGAGAGTTGATCGAACATCCGGAGGGGCGGTTCGAACCGGACTCCGACGGGTACTGGACCCGCGTGGGCATGCTGGTGCCCCATCGGCTCACCGACCTCGTTCGTGAGCGGATGTCCCGGGTCGACGACGGCCGGCGAGCGGCGCTCGAGGTGGTCGCCGTCTCCGCGCCCGCTCCCTACGCGATCATCGAAGCGGCGCTGGGTCGCGACGTCCTCGCGTCGTTGGAGCACGACGGGCTCGTATCGGTGACCGGGTCGGGAGACGACGCCACCGTACGCCCCGCGCACCCGATCCACGGCGAGATCCTGGTCGCGCACACGGCCGACCGACGGCGACGGGATGCCTACGGGCGCGTGGCCCGAGCCACTGCGGGATTCGACCACTTGATCGACCGGCTGCGGGTGGCCGTCTGGCAACTTCGCAGCGGCACGATCGACGACCCCGCCGTGGCGATCGCCGGAGCGTCGATCGCGCTCGGTCGCCACGACCCGGCGCTCGCCGAGGCCCTCCTCGAGCCGCTCCGCACGGAGCCGCCGTCACCCGACGTCGCGATTCCTCTCGGTCGGGCCATGGCGCTCCAGGGCCGACCCGCCGAGGCCGAGGCAGTCTTCGCCGCGTCGGTACCGTCCGACGACACCGTCGCGACGGAGCTCGCGTCCGCACGGTCGTTCAACCTCGCTTTCGGGTTGGGGCGCGCCGATCTCGCGATCGAACACCTCGCGCTCGTCGCCGGGCAGGTCGCCGACGGCTCGCTGCGGAGTCGACTCGACGCCGAACGCGGCGTCGTCGCCGGCCTCACCGGTGACTTCCAGTTGGCGATCCAGGCCTCCGAGGCGGCGCTCGCGTCATCGGCGGGCGAACGGACACGGACCTCGGCGTACGTGAGCCTCACGCTCGCCAACGCGATGCTCGGCCGGTGCGAGGGGTTCGACGATCTCGTGGCCGCCGGGGTGGAGTCCGCGTCGGCCACGCGCGACCAGCTGCCGTTCGCCCGGGCCCAGATGCTCATCATGCAGGCGCACGCGATGATGGCGGCGGGCCAGTTCGCCGACGCCGTGTCGCTCGTGTCCGACGAACTCGACTCGATGGACGCCGACGAGCCGACGCGCGCACCGTGGTTGGGCACGCTCGCCATCGCGCTCGCTCAGCAGGGGCGCATCCCTGCCGCGACCGAGGCCGCGCGCGCTGCGCACGAGGCGGCGCTCGTCGCCGATCCGTTCGCACTGGTCGATCAGGCGGCGACCATGGAGCGATGGTGTGAAGCGATCGCAGGTCGCCGGTCGACGCCTCCCGCGGGCGGCCCGAATCCCGACGTCCGTGTCGCGGTGTGGGCCGGACGAGCCGACGCATGGTCGATCGCCGCCGCCGGTGACCTCGACGACGCCTCGGAGCGAGCGGTCGCTGCCGGCTCGGTCGCCGTCGGTGCACAGCACCTCGCCTGGGGAGCGATGGCACTCCACGACGCGGTGCGGTTCGATCGCCCCCACCTGGTGGTCGACGCGCTGGAGGCGGCGTCCGCGTCGTCGGGCGCAGGGTTCATCGGCTCGCTCGCCCGACACGCTCGCGCGCTGGCCGATCGTTCCGCCGAGGGGCTGGCGTCACTCGTCGAGACGTTCGGGCAGCACCGGTGCCCGCTACTCGCGGCCGAGGTCGCAGCGCAGCTCGGACGGCTCCTTCACGAGTGTGGTGAACCGATCGAAGCGGCTCGCGCGGCGGCGATCTCGATGACGTGGGAATCGCGCTGTGACGGCGCGGAAACGCCGGCGCTCCGAGCCAGACCGACGCTCGTGGGTGAACGCGAGTGGCAGGTCGCGGCCGAAGCCGCCGAGGGTTGGACGAGCCGCGAGATCGCGGAGCGTCAGTTCATCTCCGTCCGCACCGTCGACAACCACCTCGGATCGACGTACCGCAAGCTCGGGCTGGACGGGCGCGCCGACCTCGCCGACTACTTCGCGACCGACCCCGACGACAGTTGA
- the bfr gene encoding bacterioferritin, which produces MQGSPAMLEFLNEALTAELTAINQYFAHSKLCENWGWQRLAKKYREESFEEMRDAELLIDRILLLDGMPNLQRLGSVRIGETVREQLDVDRVLEVDAIDRYRRGVALAVDEGDPGTRELLERLVIGEESHLDWIDTQITMIDDIGIELYTQSQIRE; this is translated from the coding sequence ATGCAAGGTTCCCCAGCGATGCTCGAGTTCCTCAACGAAGCCCTGACCGCCGAACTGACGGCGATCAACCAGTATTTCGCCCATTCGAAGCTCTGCGAGAACTGGGGCTGGCAACGACTCGCCAAGAAGTATCGGGAGGAGTCGTTCGAGGAGATGCGCGACGCCGAACTCCTGATCGACCGGATCCTGCTCCTCGACGGAATGCCGAACCTGCAACGGCTCGGCAGCGTGCGCATCGGTGAAACCGTTCGCGAGCAGCTCGACGTCGATCGCGTGCTCGAGGTCGATGCGATCGACCGCTACCGCCGCGGCGTCGCGCTCGCGGTCGACGAGGGCGACCCCGGCACCCGCGAGCTGCTCGAACGGCTCGTCATCGGCGAGGAGTCGCACCTCGACTGGATCGACACACAGATCACGATGATCGACGACATCGGCATCGAGCTGTACACACAGTCCCAGATCCGCGAATAG
- a CDS encoding GNAT family N-acetyltransferase, protein MSTSIDLIRPGVSGDVVAMTAVHHRCWMAKFAELVTPREAVDRLDPNRNLARFADWLEPGSDARVTVAERDGKVVGYSTVVGNELLHLFVDPDHAGCGIGRTLLAAAESQMSEAGHRTFELHTMVGNVPAIGLYESAGWQVTDRVIHSDDDHGVSYDEHVLLKHLT, encoded by the coding sequence ATGTCGACGAGCATCGATCTGATCCGTCCCGGAGTCTCGGGCGACGTCGTCGCCATGACCGCGGTACATCACCGCTGCTGGATGGCGAAGTTCGCCGAACTCGTCACGCCGCGTGAGGCCGTCGACCGTCTCGACCCGAATCGCAACCTCGCACGGTTTGCCGACTGGCTCGAGCCGGGGTCCGATGCCCGGGTGACCGTCGCCGAGCGTGACGGGAAGGTGGTCGGGTACTCGACCGTCGTGGGCAATGAGCTCCTGCACCTGTTCGTCGACCCCGACCATGCGGGGTGTGGGATCGGGCGAACGTTGCTCGCCGCTGCCGAGTCGCAGATGTCCGAGGCCGGCCACCGCACGTTCGAACTGCACACGATGGTCGGCAACGTCCCTGCCATCGGTCTGTACGAGTCAGCCGGTTGGCAGGTGACGGATCGGGTGATCCACTCCGACGACGACCACGGCGTCAGCTACGACGAGCACGTGTTGCTCAAACACCTGACCTGA